In a single window of the uncultured Pseudodesulfovibrio sp. genome:
- a CDS encoding branched-chain amino acid ABC transporter permease: protein MEYYLQLIVNGLVVGSIYSLVALGFVVIYKATKVVNFAQGELVMVGAYVCFALTVQFHIPFIWAFLITLAFSVLLGLAIERMVLRPLIGEEHISVIMVTIGMSSVLKSLVQLFWGTQIRVYPQVLPTEPVMIVGLPVAPVYIAAFILSGVLFAVFSIFFKYSRTGVAMRATAFDQQAAQSMGIGIKNIFAMSWCIACIVSAVGGVILGNINGINSHIGHLGLKVFPAVILGGLDSLLGAALGGLIIGVLENVCDGAARQFLGLGGFREVAAFIILVVILMIKPYGLFGTKEIERV from the coding sequence GTGGAATATTACCTGCAACTCATCGTCAACGGACTGGTGGTCGGCTCCATCTACTCTCTGGTGGCCCTCGGTTTCGTGGTCATCTACAAGGCGACCAAGGTCGTGAATTTCGCCCAGGGCGAGCTGGTCATGGTCGGGGCCTACGTCTGCTTCGCCCTGACGGTCCAGTTTCACATTCCGTTCATCTGGGCCTTCCTGATCACCCTGGCCTTCTCGGTCCTGCTCGGTCTGGCCATCGAGCGCATGGTCCTGCGGCCGCTCATCGGCGAGGAGCACATTTCGGTCATCATGGTCACCATCGGCATGAGCTCGGTGCTCAAATCCCTGGTCCAGCTTTTCTGGGGTACGCAGATCAGGGTCTATCCGCAGGTTCTGCCCACCGAGCCGGTGATGATCGTGGGACTGCCCGTGGCCCCGGTGTACATCGCGGCCTTCATCCTGTCCGGCGTCCTGTTCGCGGTGTTCTCCATCTTCTTCAAGTATTCGCGAACCGGCGTGGCCATGCGGGCCACGGCGTTTGACCAGCAGGCCGCCCAGTCCATGGGCATCGGCATCAAGAACATCTTCGCCATGAGCTGGTGCATCGCCTGCATCGTGTCCGCCGTGGGCGGGGTCATCCTGGGCAATATCAACGGCATCAACTCGCACATCGGCCACCTGGGGCTGAAGGTCTTCCCGGCGGTCATCCTCGGGGGCCTGGATTCCCTGCTCGGCGCGGCCCTGGGCGGGCTGATCATCGGCGTGCTCGAAAACGTCTGTGACGGCGCGGCCCGCCAGTTCCTCGGCCTGGGCGGTTTCCGAGAGGTCGCGGCCTTCATCATTCTGGTGGTCATATTGATGATCAAGCCCTACGGACTGTTCGGCACCAAAGAGATCGAGAGGGTCTAG
- a CDS encoding AMP-binding protein, whose translation MTKPYVTTLPKLLARQAGDRPRKTALREKEWGVWQAVSWEDSLRITAEFACGLEALGLGKGDIVILIGNNRPEWIWAELAIQGLGGMALGLYQDSPAEEIEYIFDLSECRLVVAEDQEQVDKMLSFRERLPDLEYIVYHDPKGLKAYESQVGGLKSFRAVRRLGREKGGDCLARYRSRACRGMPDDPCLIATTSGTTGRPKLAVLSHRNLLSMAHNLGKYDPKTANDEFVSFLPLAWMGEQMMAVASALLFGFCVNFPETPDTASADSREIGPHFIFSPPRVYESIAAKVAGDIMETTPLKRWLYNRFLPVGYEYVDTVFAGDVPSPWLRFKYLLADQGLFRALRDRLGFSRMRSATTGGAALGPDVFRFFHAIGVNLKQIYGQTEIAGISCIHKEGEVDFTSVGAPIPETEVRISEDGEILSRSPAVFLGYYKNEAATRETVTEDGWLLSGDAGYFDDNGRLVVIDRLKDVMHLKDGTRFSPQFLENKIKFSPFLRESVVLGDGRAFVAAILCIDMAIVGHWAESRMITYTTYQDLAAKDEVYALIRDEVARTNAALPEETRIRRFCLLYKELDPDDNELTRTRKVKRGTIGERYGALIDALYTDVASLDLETEITYQDGRVRRMCGPIRIQDMEG comes from the coding sequence ATGACCAAACCGTACGTGACCACCCTGCCCAAGCTTCTCGCCCGGCAGGCCGGGGACCGGCCCCGCAAGACCGCCCTTCGCGAAAAGGAGTGGGGCGTCTGGCAGGCGGTCTCCTGGGAGGACAGCCTCCGCATCACCGCCGAGTTCGCTTGCGGACTGGAGGCCCTGGGGCTCGGCAAAGGGGACATCGTCATCCTCATCGGCAACAACCGGCCCGAATGGATCTGGGCCGAACTGGCCATCCAGGGGCTGGGCGGCATGGCGCTGGGGTTGTACCAGGACTCCCCGGCCGAGGAGATCGAGTACATCTTTGATCTGTCCGAGTGCAGGTTGGTGGTGGCCGAGGACCAGGAGCAGGTGGACAAGATGCTCTCCTTCCGCGAACGGCTGCCGGACCTCGAATATATCGTCTACCACGACCCCAAGGGGTTGAAAGCCTATGAATCTCAGGTGGGTGGGCTGAAGAGCTTCAGAGCGGTTCGGCGTCTGGGGCGCGAGAAGGGCGGCGACTGCCTGGCCCGCTACAGGTCGCGAGCCTGCCGGGGCATGCCGGACGACCCGTGCCTTATCGCCACCACCTCGGGCACAACGGGGCGTCCCAAGCTGGCCGTGCTGTCCCACAGGAATCTTCTGTCCATGGCCCACAACCTGGGCAAGTACGATCCCAAGACAGCGAACGACGAGTTCGTTTCCTTCCTGCCCCTGGCCTGGATGGGCGAGCAGATGATGGCCGTGGCCTCGGCCCTGCTTTTCGGGTTCTGCGTCAACTTCCCCGAGACCCCGGACACGGCAAGCGCAGATTCGCGCGAGATCGGCCCGCATTTCATCTTCTCCCCGCCTCGCGTGTACGAGTCCATAGCGGCCAAGGTGGCGGGGGACATCATGGAGACCACCCCGCTCAAACGCTGGCTCTACAACCGTTTCCTGCCCGTGGGCTACGAGTATGTGGACACCGTGTTCGCGGGCGACGTCCCGTCCCCGTGGCTCAGGTTCAAGTACCTGCTGGCCGACCAGGGGCTGTTCCGCGCCCTGCGCGACCGGCTCGGTTTTTCGCGCATGCGCAGCGCCACAACGGGCGGGGCCGCGCTCGGACCGGACGTTTTTCGTTTCTTTCACGCCATCGGGGTCAACCTCAAGCAGATCTACGGCCAGACCGAGATCGCGGGCATCTCCTGCATCCACAAGGAGGGCGAGGTGGACTTCACCTCGGTGGGCGCGCCCATCCCCGAGACCGAGGTGCGCATCTCCGAAGACGGCGAGATTCTGTCGCGCTCTCCCGCCGTGTTTCTTGGCTACTACAAGAACGAGGCGGCCACCCGCGAGACCGTGACCGAGGACGGCTGGCTGCTCTCCGGCGATGCGGGCTATTTCGACGACAACGGCAGGCTGGTGGTTATCGACCGCCTCAAGGACGTCATGCACCTTAAGGACGGCACCCGGTTCTCGCCCCAGTTTCTGGAGAACAAGATAAAGTTCTCGCCGTTTCTGCGCGAGTCCGTGGTTCTGGGCGACGGCCGCGCCTTCGTGGCCGCCATCCTGTGCATCGATATGGCCATCGTCGGCCACTGGGCCGAGTCCAGGATGATCACCTACACCACCTACCAGGACCTGGCGGCCAAGGACGAGGTCTACGCCCTGATACGGGACGAGGTCGCCAGGACCAACGCGGCCTTGCCCGAGGAAACCCGCATCCGCCGGTTCTGCCTGCTCTACAAGGAACTGGACCCGGACGACAACGAACTGACCCGTACGCGCAAGGTCAAGCGCGGGACCATCGGCGAACGGTACGGCGCGCTCATCGACGCGCTCTACACCGACGTCGCCTCGCTCGATCTGGAAACCGAGATCACCTACCAGGATGGCCGCGTCCGCCGGATGTGCGGCCCCATCCGCATCCAGGACATGGAGGGTTAA
- a CDS encoding AMP-binding protein encodes MYYTEYETEPRDKRMKRKWKGVKDVLLAAERTSGEFQARLRELGACAKDFKDWDDYAKIPPLRKKDIIKWQQEHGIGWFLAAKPGELSRIYQSPGPIYDPEGREPDYWAWSEGFFAAGFRPGDLAQMTFSYHMTPAGLMLEEPLRDIGCAVVPAGPGNTEKQIEFMTQLPVNAFIGMTSYLKVIGEKAMAMGLDPLQDFHLEKAYVAAEPLPEALRSEVEALFGITIRQGYGTADVGCIAYECRELGGMHLSNYRHVEICDPTTGLPVPDGEVGEVVVTPFFTDYPLVRLATGDLSSMDLGKCACGRTARKLSGWKGRADDTAKVKGQFIYPGQAAAIFSRFPTISGWQIRVKHVSGRDVLVVMAETAQTFDTESFEADFQALMKLRPIVETCAPGTLPSDAPRLVDERKFD; translated from the coding sequence ATGTACTACACCGAGTATGAGACGGAACCGCGCGACAAGCGGATGAAGCGCAAATGGAAAGGCGTGAAGGATGTGCTCCTGGCGGCCGAGCGGACGTCCGGCGAATTCCAGGCGCGGTTGCGGGAGCTGGGGGCGTGCGCCAAGGACTTCAAGGACTGGGACGACTACGCCAAGATCCCGCCTCTGCGCAAAAAGGACATCATCAAGTGGCAGCAGGAACATGGTATCGGTTGGTTCCTGGCCGCCAAACCGGGCGAGCTGTCGCGTATTTACCAGTCGCCCGGTCCGATCTATGACCCCGAGGGACGCGAGCCGGACTATTGGGCGTGGTCCGAAGGTTTTTTTGCCGCCGGGTTCCGGCCCGGCGACCTGGCCCAGATGACCTTTTCCTACCACATGACCCCGGCCGGGCTGATGTTGGAGGAACCATTGCGGGACATCGGCTGCGCGGTTGTCCCGGCCGGTCCGGGCAACACGGAAAAGCAGATCGAGTTCATGACCCAGTTGCCGGTCAACGCCTTCATCGGCATGACCAGCTATCTCAAGGTCATCGGTGAAAAGGCCATGGCCATGGGGCTTGATCCGCTGCAGGATTTTCACCTGGAAAAGGCCTACGTGGCCGCCGAGCCGCTGCCCGAAGCGTTGCGCTCCGAGGTGGAGGCTCTGTTCGGCATTACCATCCGCCAGGGATACGGCACCGCGGACGTGGGCTGCATCGCCTACGAGTGCCGCGAGCTGGGCGGCATGCACCTGTCCAATTACCGCCATGTGGAGATATGTGACCCGACCACCGGGCTGCCCGTACCGGACGGTGAGGTGGGCGAGGTGGTGGTCACCCCGTTTTTCACCGACTATCCGCTGGTCCGGCTGGCCACGGGAGACCTGTCGTCCATGGACCTGGGCAAATGCGCATGCGGGCGCACGGCCAGAAAGCTTTCCGGATGGAAAGGGAGGGCTGATGACACGGCCAAGGTTAAGGGACAGTTCATCTATCCGGGACAGGCCGCCGCCATCTTTTCGCGATTTCCGACCATTTCCGGCTGGCAGATTCGCGTGAAACATGTTAGTGGAAGGGACGTACTCGTGGTTATGGCCGAAACGGCCCAAACTTTCGATACGGAAAGTTTTGAAGCCGACTTCCAGGCTTTGATGAAATTGAGACCAATCGTCGAGACCTGCGCACCCGGCACCCTGCCGAGCGACGCGCCCCGTCTGGTCGATGAGAGAAAGTTCGATTAA
- a CDS encoding ABC transporter substrate-binding protein, with the protein MEGRININLEENRMKVGKSITAVCILLLAGLMLVGCGGGDEKPAATAQQEVAPIKVGGLVDLSGPTSSVGVPYADGLKGGVEYINRQGGINGRPLEFDLQDTAYKVQQGLSLYKKMVNTDHVVCIQGFGSAVTEALVRTLAKDMVPNLSASYSAHLTNPEVAPYNFFIAADYTTQLRAALKYFKDNWTDTRAPRVAFIYPDHPYGLAPIPGGKAYAEEIGFEIVGEANVALNAMDATTELLPIKEKSPDFCWIGGTTPSTSVILKSAKNIGLETVFFTDIWGTDETLSKLAGSDADGSYSNQAAAVYGQDVPGMKAIMEVTDNEPQMTHYTRGFVSILVMAEGMKRALANGELTGETLKTSLETLREYDPMGLAPLISYYPDDHRPNMAVFLYTIKDGKLTFVKEQILERREDWLGH; encoded by the coding sequence GTGGAAGGGCGCATCAACATCAACCTCGAGGAGAACCGCATGAAGGTTGGAAAGAGCATAACCGCAGTCTGCATCCTGCTCCTGGCCGGGCTGATGCTGGTCGGCTGCGGAGGCGGAGACGAGAAACCGGCCGCAACCGCTCAGCAGGAGGTGGCCCCCATCAAGGTCGGCGGCCTGGTTGACCTGTCCGGTCCCACCTCGTCCGTCGGCGTGCCTTATGCCGATGGACTCAAAGGCGGGGTCGAGTACATCAACAGACAGGGCGGCATCAACGGACGCCCTCTTGAATTCGATCTGCAGGATACCGCCTACAAGGTGCAGCAGGGGCTCTCCTTGTACAAGAAGATGGTCAACACCGACCATGTTGTCTGCATCCAGGGGTTCGGCTCGGCCGTGACCGAGGCGCTGGTGCGCACCCTGGCCAAGGACATGGTGCCCAACCTGTCCGCTTCCTATTCGGCCCACCTGACCAACCCCGAAGTGGCCCCGTACAACTTCTTCATCGCGGCCGACTACACCACGCAGTTGCGCGCCGCGCTCAAGTACTTCAAGGACAACTGGACCGACACGCGCGCACCCAGGGTCGCCTTCATCTATCCGGACCACCCGTACGGACTGGCTCCCATCCCGGGCGGCAAGGCGTACGCCGAGGAGATCGGGTTCGAGATCGTGGGCGAGGCCAACGTGGCCCTGAACGCCATGGACGCCACCACCGAACTGCTGCCCATCAAGGAAAAATCGCCTGACTTCTGCTGGATCGGCGGGACCACGCCGTCCACCTCCGTCATTCTCAAATCCGCCAAGAACATCGGCCTGGAAACCGTGTTCTTCACCGATATCTGGGGGACGGACGAGACCCTGTCCAAGCTCGCCGGCAGCGACGCGGACGGCTCCTACTCGAACCAGGCGGCCGCGGTCTACGGCCAGGATGTACCGGGCATGAAGGCCATCATGGAGGTCACTGACAACGAGCCGCAGATGACGCACTACACGCGCGGGTTCGTGTCCATTCTGGTCATGGCCGAAGGCATGAAACGGGCGCTGGCCAATGGCGAGTTGACCGGCGAAACCCTCAAGACATCCCTGGAGACCCTGCGGGAATACGACCCCATGGGCCTGGCCCCGCTCATCTCCTACTACCCCGACGACCACCGCCCGAACATGGCCGTGTTCCTCTATACCATCAAGGACGGCAAACTGACCTTCGTGAAAGAACAGATCCTCGAACGCCGAGAAGACTGGCTCGGCCATTAG
- a CDS encoding branched-chain amino acid ABC transporter permease produces MQGKCGLFFTSYEAEAQVFPSGFQKLMIGLFLAVLCAAPFVLNTHLTSIMNLIFISVIGAVSLNLLTGVCGQISLGHGAFLGVGAYAAGQCSIHGVPFIPAILTGGLITAMVGMVFGVPSLRLKGIYLAIATLAAQLVLEYAFLHGGALTGGSNGLLLEPPAILGFSFDTEVRMYFLLFAFAAGALLMVTNIMRSKYGRAFVSIRDFYLSAEIVGVNLFRYKLVAFGVSSFLAGVAGGLWGHYTGYISAEQFNIGLSISYLAMIVIGGLGSVLGSVFGAVFIVLLPEVLTGISNTVSAVLPDIAHYIVALREGVFGLVLILFLIFEPEGLANRWRLVKAYWKLYPFAH; encoded by the coding sequence ATGCAGGGTAAATGCGGACTCTTCTTCACCAGCTACGAGGCCGAGGCCCAGGTCTTTCCGTCCGGGTTCCAGAAACTCATGATCGGCCTGTTCCTGGCTGTGCTCTGCGCGGCTCCGTTCGTCCTGAACACGCACCTGACCTCGATCATGAATCTGATCTTCATCTCGGTCATCGGCGCGGTGTCGCTCAATCTGCTGACCGGCGTGTGCGGCCAGATATCGCTCGGCCACGGCGCGTTTCTGGGCGTGGGAGCCTATGCCGCCGGGCAGTGTTCCATTCACGGCGTGCCGTTCATCCCGGCCATCCTGACCGGCGGCCTGATCACGGCCATGGTCGGCATGGTCTTCGGCGTGCCGTCGCTTCGGCTCAAGGGCATCTATCTGGCCATCGCCACCCTGGCGGCCCAACTGGTGCTCGAATACGCCTTTCTGCACGGCGGCGCGCTGACCGGCGGGTCCAACGGGCTACTTCTGGAGCCGCCTGCCATCCTCGGGTTCTCGTTCGACACCGAGGTGCGCATGTACTTTCTGCTCTTTGCCTTTGCCGCCGGAGCCCTGCTCATGGTCACCAACATCATGCGGAGCAAGTATGGCCGGGCCTTCGTGTCCATCCGTGATTTCTACCTGTCTGCCGAGATCGTGGGCGTGAACCTGTTCCGCTACAAGCTGGTGGCCTTCGGCGTGAGTTCGTTTCTGGCCGGAGTGGCCGGGGGGCTGTGGGGCCACTATACCGGCTACATCTCGGCCGAGCAGTTCAATATCGGGCTGTCCATCTCGTATCTTGCCATGATCGTCATCGGCGGCCTGGGCTCAGTGCTCGGCTCGGTCTTCGGGGCCGTGTTCATCGTTCTGCTGCCCGAAGTCCTGACCGGCATTTCCAATACGGTCTCGGCCGTGCTGCCGGACATCGCCCATTACATCGTGGCCCTGCGCGAAGGTGTGTTCGGGCTGGTCCTCATCCTGTTTTTGATCTTTGAGCCGGAAGGGCTGGCCAATCGCTGGCGGCTCGTCAAGGCGTACTGGAAGCTCTATCCGTTCGCCCATTAG
- a CDS encoding ABC transporter ATP-binding protein: protein MNDILRVENLEVVYNDVVLVLKGLSLACPEGQITALLGANGAGKSTTLKAISGLLQCEDGEVTDGAVVYRGQPIQGLVPEKIVRRGVFQVMEGRRIFEDLTVEENLRCGAFTRPGADMGHSLNLVYEYFPRLKERRKQLAGYMSGGEQQMCAIGRAIMAKPKLLLLDEPSLGLAPLLVEEIFDIIRRFNEKEGVTILLVEQNARAALSVSETAYIMENGRVVMDGKAKDLLDNPDVQEFYLGMGSAGDKKSYRDVKHYRRRKRWLG from the coding sequence GTGAACGACATACTCAGGGTCGAGAATCTGGAAGTGGTCTACAATGACGTGGTGCTGGTACTGAAGGGGCTGTCCTTGGCCTGCCCCGAGGGACAGATCACGGCGTTGCTCGGGGCGAACGGGGCGGGCAAGTCCACGACGCTGAAGGCCATTTCCGGACTGCTGCAATGCGAGGACGGCGAGGTCACGGACGGGGCCGTGGTCTATCGCGGCCAGCCCATCCAGGGGTTGGTGCCCGAGAAGATCGTGCGGCGCGGCGTGTTTCAGGTCATGGAGGGCCGCCGCATCTTCGAGGACCTGACCGTGGAGGAGAACCTGCGTTGCGGCGCGTTCACCCGGCCGGGGGCGGACATGGGCCATTCGCTGAATCTGGTCTACGAGTATTTCCCGAGGCTCAAGGAGCGGCGCAAACAGTTGGCGGGCTACATGTCGGGCGGTGAGCAGCAGATGTGCGCCATCGGCCGGGCGATCATGGCCAAGCCCAAGCTGCTTCTGCTCGACGAGCCGTCGCTCGGGCTGGCCCCTCTGCTGGTGGAGGAGATCTTCGACATCATCAGGCGGTTCAACGAGAAGGAGGGCGTGACCATCCTGCTGGTGGAGCAGAATGCCCGCGCGGCCCTGTCCGTGTCCGAGACCGCGTACATTATGGAAAATGGCCGGGTCGTCATGGACGGAAAGGCCAAGGACCTGCTCGACAACCCGGACGTCCAGGAATTTTACCTCGGCATGGGCAGCGCCGGAGACAAGAAGAGCTACCGGGATGTCAAACATTACAGAAGAAGGAAACGTTGGCTGGGGTAG